A genomic region of Streptosporangium lutulentum contains the following coding sequences:
- a CDS encoding M6 family metalloprotease domain-containing protein has translation MTRPPRSLKALIAAVVLFPIGFASVPASAAPAPDPEQPWRLNQWPQTQPWQLDAPAEGTPDAARLRTQPSGPTPIDPQNWKNPDHMTWADYIKPPGTKWADPKVAGSKRTFRGALVLLDYPNQPFVVTQPKGSTVFKNPSAEAHDIPRDQVATFYKDFLNTPNELNRGHTIHEYWMEDSGGRYGVDLTAFGPYQMPGKSHEYAMEFQSGTACPAGDSCNKNIRTDGRAAWDAAVGPEIPAGFDFVFYLSAGQDESATWQEFGPMKFPTKEAVTDDFGPPDAALTNWARTRYVDWTSWASASSIWPNAGGGSSTQAESSGQGVYAHELSHILGIGDNYNNPYGVPARRAYTGVWEMLSRGSFNGPGGPHSRWTIPPTGGGSMGAQHMLRNKIKLEMVDENNVLRLSREALAESGLVVANITARVNQPGPKGLSGVNIAFGDGDRSPACNVNTDPLCDGGGYNNYTVEVVDRMGADSFTPDSGVLLAKTKDQDRAPFEWVIDANPQDIGMTDYVLPDGTAVPITIGDYRQLADALFHAGTNSGSEFEYVDEANRLHFYVLDVKRDRKGILSYTVAIRSLDGAGPNKRGVKLLPAVGVPGSKGLTNCTFPLFNTGKAAPAKGQHPEDVSSYLKGDVYRLSATVDGKGWTASLPNELVTADSGKNTKVTVNAQRAKGGSLLGKVTLTATSESDPTKTAKATCHAIGL, from the coding sequence GTGACTCGCCCCCCTAGGTCGCTGAAAGCACTGATCGCAGCCGTGGTGCTGTTTCCGATCGGCTTCGCCTCCGTACCTGCGTCCGCCGCTCCCGCTCCCGATCCCGAACAGCCCTGGCGTCTCAACCAGTGGCCCCAGACGCAGCCCTGGCAGTTGGACGCCCCCGCCGAGGGCACTCCCGACGCCGCCAGGCTGCGCACCCAGCCGAGCGGTCCGACCCCGATCGACCCTCAGAACTGGAAGAACCCGGACCACATGACGTGGGCCGACTACATCAAGCCCCCCGGCACGAAGTGGGCCGACCCCAAGGTCGCGGGCTCCAAGCGCACCTTCCGCGGCGCGCTGGTCCTGCTCGACTACCCCAACCAGCCGTTCGTGGTCACCCAGCCCAAGGGTTCCACCGTCTTCAAGAACCCCAGCGCCGAGGCCCACGACATCCCCCGGGACCAGGTCGCCACGTTCTACAAGGACTTCCTCAACACCCCGAACGAGCTCAACCGGGGCCACACCATCCACGAGTACTGGATGGAGGACTCCGGCGGTCGTTACGGCGTGGACCTGACCGCCTTCGGCCCCTACCAGATGCCGGGCAAGTCGCATGAGTACGCCATGGAGTTCCAGAGCGGCACCGCCTGCCCTGCCGGCGACTCCTGCAACAAGAACATCAGGACCGACGGGCGGGCCGCGTGGGACGCCGCCGTCGGCCCGGAGATCCCCGCCGGATTCGACTTCGTCTTCTACCTGAGCGCCGGTCAGGACGAGTCGGCCACCTGGCAGGAATTCGGCCCGATGAAGTTCCCGACCAAGGAAGCGGTGACCGACGACTTCGGCCCGCCGGACGCGGCCCTGACCAACTGGGCCAGGACCCGCTACGTGGACTGGACCTCCTGGGCCTCGGCCTCCTCGATCTGGCCCAACGCCGGAGGCGGTTCGTCCACCCAGGCGGAGAGCTCCGGACAGGGCGTCTACGCCCACGAGCTCAGCCACATCCTCGGCATCGGCGACAACTACAACAACCCGTACGGGGTGCCGGCCCGCCGGGCCTACACCGGCGTCTGGGAGATGCTCAGCCGGGGCAGCTTCAACGGACCCGGCGGCCCGCACAGCCGCTGGACGATCCCGCCCACCGGTGGCGGATCCATGGGCGCCCAGCACATGCTCCGCAACAAGATCAAGCTTGAGATGGTGGACGAGAACAACGTGCTGCGCCTGTCCCGCGAGGCGCTGGCCGAGTCGGGTCTCGTCGTGGCCAACATCACCGCCCGGGTGAACCAGCCGGGACCGAAGGGCCTGTCCGGGGTCAACATCGCCTTCGGCGACGGCGACCGCAGCCCGGCCTGCAACGTGAACACCGATCCCCTCTGCGACGGCGGCGGCTACAACAACTACACCGTCGAGGTCGTCGACAGGATGGGCGCCGACTCCTTCACCCCCGACTCCGGCGTGCTCCTGGCCAAGACCAAGGACCAGGACCGGGCACCGTTCGAATGGGTGATCGACGCCAACCCGCAGGACATCGGCATGACCGACTACGTCCTGCCGGACGGCACCGCCGTGCCCATCACGATCGGCGACTACCGTCAGCTGGCGGACGCCCTGTTCCACGCGGGCACCAACTCGGGATCGGAGTTCGAGTACGTGGACGAGGCCAACCGGCTTCACTTCTACGTCCTCGACGTCAAGCGTGACCGCAAGGGCATCCTGTCCTACACGGTGGCGATCCGCTCCCTGGACGGCGCCGGCCCGAACAAGCGCGGCGTGAAGCTGCTCCCGGCCGTCGGCGTCCCCGGCTCCAAGGGCCTGACGAACTGCACCTTCCCGCTGTTCAACACCGGCAAGGCCGCCCCGGCCAAGGGACAGCACCCCGAGGACGTGAGTTCCTACCTCAAGGGTGACGTCTACCGGCTGTCGGCGACCGTCGACGGCAAGGGCTGGACGGCCTCGCTGCCCAACGAGCTCGTGACCGCCGACTCCGGCAAGAACACGAAGGTCACCGTCAACGCCCAGCGGGCGAAGGGCGGAAGCCTCCTCGGCAAGGTCACCCTGACCGCCACCTCGGAGAGCGACCCGACCAAGACGGCCAAGGCGACCTGCCACGCGATCGGTCTGTAG
- a CDS encoding helix-turn-helix domain-containing protein, with product MPKLLHARTPRDGEEERQIRRLAGARHAPADWIQRAQIVVLSWEGMRGPAIAARLGCHPETVRRRVRRFNAEGIDGLGDRPGPGRRPRITQAERSRIIALVKTTPPGRLRWRPWGELEADDEEGPAVWTLDALTAAAREQGINIARSQVRRILLKEGVRWRRTRSWTMSKDPDFAAKEHRSSACTPTRRPARSSSAPTNWGR from the coding sequence ATGCCGAAACTGCTGCACGCCCGGACACCGCGTGATGGCGAGGAAGAGCGTCAGATCCGCAGGCTCGCCGGTGCCCGACATGCCCCTGCCGACTGGATTCAACGTGCTCAGATCGTCGTGTTGAGCTGGGAGGGGATGCGCGGCCCGGCGATCGCCGCCCGGCTGGGCTGTCACCCGGAGACGGTGCGCCGCCGGGTGCGCCGGTTCAACGCCGAAGGCATCGACGGGCTCGGTGATCGGCCCGGGCCCGGCCGTAGACCGCGGATCACTCAGGCCGAGCGATCGCGGATCATCGCGCTGGTCAAGACGACGCCGCCGGGGCGGTTGCGCTGGCGGCCCTGGGGGGAGTTGGAGGCTGACGATGAGGAGGGGCCAGCGGTGTGGACCCTGGATGCCCTGACCGCCGCCGCCCGTGAGCAGGGCATCAACATTGCCCGCTCCCAGGTGCGCCGGATCCTGCTGAAGGAAGGGGTGAGATGGCGCCGCACCCGATCCTGGACCATGAGCAAGGACCCGGACTTCGCCGCAAAAGAACACAGGTCGTCGGCCTGTACACCGACCCGCCGCCCGGCGCGGTCGTCGTCTGCGCCGACGAACTGGGGCCGGTAA
- a CDS encoding transposase, with amino-acid sequence MGPVTPRTFPPAPAWSPDGHRIKASLEYFRGPDKTWVYGALRVADGTAVTMTASSRNSFFYQRFLQQVEEANPGENDIWVIADNLSSHDSLATRTWLADHPRIRHAFIPVGACWLNLQEAWWRIFRHHALAGVSFADGRDIDHATRIATAQLNQRAKPWVWGRPPPAPRHLRRQFTYSI; translated from the coding sequence CTGGGGCCGGTAACCCCGCGCACGTTCCCGCCCGCGCCCGCCTGGTCACCCGACGGCCACCGGATCAAAGCGTCGCTGGAGTACTTTCGCGGCCCTGACAAGACCTGGGTATACGGCGCGCTTCGTGTTGCCGACGGTACTGCGGTCACGATGACCGCCTCGTCTCGCAACAGCTTCTTCTACCAGCGGTTTCTCCAGCAGGTCGAGGAGGCCAATCCCGGCGAGAACGATATCTGGGTCATCGCCGACAACCTCTCCAGCCATGACAGTCTGGCCACCCGGACCTGGCTGGCCGATCACCCGCGGATCCGGCACGCGTTCATCCCGGTCGGCGCCTGCTGGCTCAACCTGCAGGAGGCGTGGTGGCGGATCTTCCGTCACCACGCGCTGGCCGGAGTGTCCTTCGCTGACGGCAGGGACATCGACCACGCCACTCGCATCGCCACCGCCCAGCTCAACCAGCGGGCTAAACCTTGGGTCTGGGGACGGCCACCACCAGCTCCCAGGCACCTACGCCGTCAGTTCACCTACAGCATTTGA
- a CDS encoding IS701 family transposase, producing MTPQELEAVRARLETFAAEVFSCFARADQRRWGERYVRGLLTDGARKSMEPMAARLGVDRQGLQQFLTDAPWSHQLVLAELAWRMDTAINPAAWVVDDVSFVKDGEESPGVAPQYCGALGKTANCQVAPSVHLVTDVASCPVNWRLFVPEGWDAASPRTEDSAAVAARRQRARIPADITHVPKWQLALDMIDELCCWGLEAPLVVADEGYGQDGAFRLGLTERGIGYVVGVRSDTALLGIDAGRTVAPYAGTGRRPVPRYRDKPRSAQQIVTAAGRRALHAVTWRAGSKGPLRSRFVALRVRPAGLRIRRAHMGEDLPVCWLLAEWPPGESEPTKYWLSTLPADIPLRRLVRLAKIRWRIEHDYRELKTGLGLDHFEGRTWSGWHHHVTLASVAHAFCTLERLDPKVPAAV from the coding sequence ATGACCCCTCAAGAACTCGAGGCCGTGCGGGCGCGACTGGAGACGTTCGCCGCCGAGGTGTTCTCCTGTTTCGCCCGTGCTGATCAGCGGCGATGGGGCGAACGATATGTGCGCGGCCTGCTGACCGACGGGGCCCGTAAATCGATGGAGCCGATGGCGGCCCGGCTGGGCGTGGACCGCCAGGGGCTGCAGCAGTTTCTCACCGACGCCCCCTGGTCACATCAACTGGTGCTGGCCGAGCTGGCCTGGCGGATGGACACGGCGATCAACCCGGCCGCCTGGGTGGTCGATGATGTGTCCTTTGTCAAGGATGGTGAGGAGTCGCCGGGAGTGGCCCCGCAGTACTGCGGGGCGCTGGGCAAGACCGCTAACTGCCAGGTCGCCCCGAGTGTGCACCTGGTCACCGACGTCGCGTCCTGTCCGGTGAACTGGCGGCTGTTCGTGCCCGAGGGGTGGGATGCGGCCTCACCGCGCACGGAGGATTCGGCCGCGGTGGCGGCGCGCAGGCAACGGGCCCGGATCCCCGCGGACATCACTCATGTGCCCAAGTGGCAGCTGGCTTTGGACATGATCGATGAGCTGTGTTGCTGGGGGCTGGAGGCGCCGCTGGTGGTCGCCGATGAGGGCTATGGCCAAGACGGGGCCTTTCGTCTGGGCTTGACCGAGCGTGGCATCGGCTACGTGGTGGGGGTGCGCTCCGATACCGCGCTGCTGGGCATCGATGCCGGCCGGACGGTCGCGCCGTATGCGGGGACTGGGCGGCGGCCGGTGCCGCGTTATCGAGACAAGCCGCGCTCAGCCCAGCAGATCGTGACCGCCGCCGGACGGCGCGCGCTGCACGCGGTGACCTGGCGGGCCGGGTCCAAGGGGCCGTTGCGCTCACGGTTTGTCGCGCTGCGGGTACGGCCGGCGGGGCTACGGATCCGCCGCGCGCACATGGGCGAGGATCTGCCGGTGTGCTGGCTGCTGGCCGAATGGCCACCTGGTGAGAGCGAGCCGACCAAATACTGGCTGTCCACCCTCCCGGCAGACATCCCGCTACGGCGCCTGGTGCGCCTGGCCAAAATCCGCTGGCGCATCGAACACGACTACCGGGAGTTGAAGACCGGCCTGGGTCTGGACCACTTCGAGGGCCGCACCTGGAGTGGCTGGCACCATCACGTGACCCTGGCCTCGGTCGCACACGCCTTCTGCACCCTGGAGCGGCTCGACCCAAAAGTGCCGGCTGCGGTTTGA
- a CDS encoding tetratricopeptide repeat protein, giving the protein MPDRRDSRPSRRRIPLAAPAAAGIAAAVASVLATSLDVWDLPTGAKVGITVLAGLLVGLLTWATAGTRDAEQGGGDETPWRPPDQWPPVSAHFTGRTESLAELREVFAKHRSRSRAESASPLVVSVCGRGGVGKSVLITRFGHEIAGSFPDGRLYADLRGTVAAPISPEEVLIGFLRALGVRLTTDPGGPAELRKLWLTWTKGKRILICLDNARDADQVKDLIPAEPGCAVMVSSRQPLYLLNTYDKKLSVFSEAQGVELLARLAGDDRVAADLESAQEIVRMCDHLPLALSICGGRLATREHWTLRELADRLKDERRRLKHLELAPTLEKSVRASLQLSYDDCTGLQRRLLRLLSLVSAPDVPSWVAGDLLATSEPDGADQLEALIDAQLAECSGVDFSGVMRYRLHDLVRIFAHELALSDDEDGHRRAAVERVFSGYRRRAETAAVARWPQDWGRRARPADPTSATQAQSSAADWLNAERLTLVAAINQARSLEMWELAWGLSRAFCSLCHSLRAYWSDWRMVAHTLCEAAVHMDDRRALGIALLDRAAVMGAQGGHRSAAADSERALEIFTDLGESWWAARAKRTVGMTLFSDGNLDRGQNYLIDAIAGFKGEEDRWWAARTQRNLAELRLAQHKPREARELLEEALEVFQDDRNRYSEAQTLRAYGEVLGATARVLHADGDSRAAEEDFTRAGFSLDRAAEMFRLRGELWEEARCLRAAGEVGNPANGLSELVYVRRAAEMLAALGDSWGVARAELSAGRAHGRLGRTREAQESLRQAVRHFEELGDRWWMARCLRYLGETHLEAGDPQAALTSLRQAHDIYRSLGNQAGVERTLKLLRRAEG; this is encoded by the coding sequence GTGCCTGATCGACGTGATTCCAGACCGTCGAGGCGGCGCATTCCGCTGGCGGCGCCCGCCGCGGCCGGGATCGCCGCGGCCGTGGCCAGCGTCCTGGCGACCTCGCTGGACGTCTGGGACCTGCCCACCGGGGCCAAGGTCGGCATCACCGTGCTGGCCGGACTCCTGGTCGGCCTGCTCACCTGGGCGACCGCCGGCACGCGGGACGCGGAGCAGGGCGGCGGCGACGAGACGCCGTGGCGCCCGCCGGACCAGTGGCCGCCGGTCTCCGCACACTTCACCGGCCGCACCGAGTCGCTGGCCGAGCTGCGCGAGGTCTTCGCCAAGCACCGCTCCCGGAGCCGCGCGGAGAGCGCCTCGCCGCTGGTCGTCTCGGTGTGCGGCAGGGGCGGGGTGGGCAAGTCCGTGCTCATCACCCGGTTCGGGCACGAGATCGCCGGGAGCTTCCCCGACGGCCGCCTCTACGCCGACCTGCGCGGCACGGTGGCGGCCCCGATCAGCCCCGAGGAGGTGCTGATCGGCTTCCTGCGCGCGCTCGGCGTGCGGCTCACCACCGACCCCGGCGGCCCGGCCGAGCTGCGCAAGCTCTGGTTGACCTGGACCAAGGGCAAGCGCATCCTGATCTGCCTGGACAACGCCCGCGACGCCGACCAGGTCAAGGATCTGATCCCGGCCGAGCCCGGTTGCGCGGTCATGGTGAGCTCGCGGCAGCCGCTCTACCTGCTCAACACCTATGACAAGAAGCTGTCGGTGTTCAGCGAGGCGCAGGGCGTGGAGCTGCTGGCGCGGCTGGCCGGAGACGACCGGGTCGCCGCCGACCTGGAGTCGGCCCAGGAGATCGTCCGGATGTGCGACCACCTGCCGCTGGCCCTCAGCATCTGCGGCGGACGCCTGGCCACCCGGGAGCACTGGACCCTGCGCGAGCTCGCCGACCGGCTGAAGGACGAGCGCCGCCGTCTCAAACACCTTGAGCTCGCACCCACACTCGAGAAGAGCGTACGCGCCTCCCTCCAGCTGAGCTACGACGACTGCACCGGCCTCCAGCGCCGCCTGCTGCGCCTGCTCAGCCTGGTCAGCGCCCCCGATGTGCCCAGCTGGGTGGCGGGGGACCTGCTGGCCACCTCCGAGCCGGACGGCGCCGACCAGCTGGAGGCGCTCATCGACGCCCAGCTCGCCGAGTGCTCGGGCGTCGACTTCTCCGGGGTGATGCGCTACCGGTTGCACGACCTCGTCCGGATCTTCGCCCACGAGCTGGCCCTCTCCGACGATGAGGACGGCCACCGCCGGGCGGCCGTCGAGCGGGTCTTCTCCGGCTACCGCCGCCGCGCCGAGACCGCGGCCGTGGCACGCTGGCCGCAGGACTGGGGGCGCAGGGCCAGGCCCGCGGACCCGACGTCCGCGACGCAGGCCCAGAGCTCGGCGGCCGACTGGCTCAACGCCGAACGGCTGACCCTGGTCGCCGCGATCAACCAGGCCAGGAGCCTGGAGATGTGGGAGCTGGCCTGGGGCCTGAGCCGGGCCTTCTGCTCGCTCTGCCACTCCCTGAGGGCCTACTGGTCCGACTGGCGAATGGTCGCCCACACCCTGTGCGAGGCCGCGGTCCACATGGACGACCGGAGGGCACTGGGCATCGCGCTGCTGGACCGGGCGGCGGTGATGGGCGCGCAGGGCGGCCACAGGTCCGCCGCGGCGGACTCCGAGCGGGCACTGGAGATCTTCACCGACCTCGGTGAATCCTGGTGGGCGGCGCGGGCGAAGCGCACGGTCGGCATGACCCTGTTCAGCGACGGCAACCTCGACCGCGGGCAGAACTACCTGATCGACGCCATCGCCGGTTTCAAGGGCGAGGAGGACCGTTGGTGGGCGGCGAGGACCCAGCGGAACCTCGCCGAGCTCCGGCTCGCCCAGCACAAGCCCAGGGAGGCGCGGGAGTTGCTGGAGGAGGCGCTGGAGGTGTTCCAGGACGACCGTAACCGCTACTCCGAGGCGCAGACACTGCGCGCCTACGGGGAGGTGCTCGGCGCGACGGCCAGGGTGCTGCACGCCGACGGCGACAGCCGCGCCGCGGAGGAGGACTTCACGCGGGCCGGCTTCAGCCTGGACCGAGCCGCGGAGATGTTCCGGCTCCGCGGCGAGCTCTGGGAGGAGGCCAGGTGCCTGCGTGCGGCGGGGGAGGTCGGCAATCCGGCCAACGGGCTCAGCGAACTCGTCTACGTGCGCCGGGCCGCCGAGATGCTGGCCGCGCTCGGCGACTCGTGGGGTGTGGCCAGGGCCGAGCTGTCGGCCGGACGCGCCCACGGGCGGCTGGGCCGTACGCGTGAGGCGCAGGAGTCGCTCCGGCAGGCCGTACGCCACTTCGAGGAACTGGGCGACCGCTGGTGGATGGCCAGGTGCCTGCGCTATCTGGGGGAGACGCACCTGGAGGCGGGCGATCCGCAGGCGGCGCTCACCTCCCTGCGGCAGGCCCATGACATCTACCGCAGCCTCGGCAACCAGGCCGGGGTGGAGCGAACCCTGAAGCTCCTGCGCCGAGCGGAAGGCTGA
- a CDS encoding tyrosine-protein phosphatase, whose product MNDLTRWIDLEGAVNVRDLGGLATVDGGTTRFGRIYRSDNLQGLTERDVELLVGDLQLRHVIDLRSTPEVMLEGPGPLTAVPEVNIHHLTLFAEGGRHTDVEADRIEADRVLPWQEREEEDLAELRVTGFYYGYLRERPDSILAALRALSGDDGAAIIHCAAGKDRTGVVSALTLEIAGATREAIVADYVATGERLEGILGRLRSSTTYRDDLDTRPADDHRPRPEYIEQFLRVLDDRFGGPMEWLTSHGWTEADSLAVRSRLRG is encoded by the coding sequence ATGAACGACTTGACGCGATGGATTGATCTTGAAGGCGCCGTCAATGTGCGCGACCTCGGCGGGCTCGCGACGGTGGACGGCGGGACGACGCGCTTCGGCCGGATATACCGGTCGGACAATCTGCAAGGACTGACCGAGCGTGACGTCGAGCTGCTCGTCGGCGATCTCCAGCTCCGCCATGTCATCGACCTGCGCTCCACCCCCGAGGTGATGCTTGAGGGGCCCGGGCCGCTCACCGCCGTGCCGGAGGTGAACATCCACCACCTCACCCTGTTCGCCGAGGGGGGCAGGCACACCGACGTCGAGGCCGACAGGATCGAGGCCGACAGGGTGCTGCCCTGGCAGGAGCGGGAGGAGGAGGATCTCGCCGAGCTCAGGGTCACCGGTTTCTACTACGGCTATCTCCGTGAGCGCCCCGACTCGATCCTGGCCGCCCTGCGCGCCCTGTCCGGTGATGACGGCGCCGCGATCATCCACTGCGCGGCGGGCAAGGACCGCACCGGAGTGGTCAGCGCCCTCACGCTGGAGATCGCCGGGGCCACCCGCGAGGCGATCGTCGCCGACTACGTCGCCACAGGCGAACGCCTGGAGGGCATCCTGGGGCGGTTGCGCTCCAGCACCACCTACCGCGACGACCTCGACACCCGCCCGGCCGACGACCACCGGCCGCGCCCCGAATACATCGAGCAGTTCCTGCGGGTCCTCGACGACCGCTTCGGCGGTCCCATGGAGTGGCTCACCTCACACGGCTGGACCGAGGCCGACTCCCTGGCCGTCCGCTCCCGTCTGCGCGGCTGA
- a CDS encoding IS3 family transposase (programmed frameshift): MAMKAYSVEFKTDAVALYLSDPSRTYASVAKDLGVNRETLRLWVHQARSAGTAPKTGSVKRPPTGLVTSGNVLEEENKQLRARIRELELEREILRRAAKYFAGGDELVSRFQFVADHRDAFGVKRLCRVLEVSRSGFYRWVAATPARAVRTAADAALAAEIRQIHADFDGTYGSPRVTAELRDAGRRVNHKRVARIMRVFGIVGLHLRKRVRTTVPEPSHQKMPDLIKRDFTAAAPNQRYVGDITYLPVGEGQFLYLATVLDLHSRRLAGWSIADHMRTELVTDALRAAAATRGGDLAGAVFHSDHGAQYTSADFAAVCKEFGVRQSMGAVGTSADNAAAEAFNATLKRETLQGAKRWSSARQARLEVFKWITRYNTRRRHSSLNYLSPITYEQRSDRVLLAA, encoded by the exons GTGGCCATGAAGGCCTACTCAGTTGAGTTCAAGACAGACGCCGTCGCGTTGTATCTGTCGGACCCGTCGCGGACGTACGCGTCGGTGGCCAAGGACCTGGGCGTCAACCGTGAGACGTTGCGCCTGTGGGTGCACCAGGCGCGGTCTGCCGGCACTGCTCCGAAGACGGGCTCGGTGAAGAGGCCGCCGACGGGATTGGTAACCTCCGGCAACGTGCTGGAAGAGGAGAACAAGCAGTTGCGGGCCCGGATCCGGGAACTGGAGCTGGAGCGCGAGATTTTGCGGCGGGCGGCCAAGTATTTCGCCGGGG GAGACGAACTGGTGAGTCGCTTCCAGTTCGTTGCCGATCACCGTGACGCCTTCGGGGTGAAGCGACTGTGCCGAGTGCTGGAGGTCTCCCGGTCGGGGTTCTATCGGTGGGTGGCCGCCACACCGGCGAGGGCGGTGCGGACGGCGGCCGACGCTGCGCTCGCGGCGGAGATCAGGCAGATCCACGCCGACTTCGATGGCACCTACGGCAGCCCGCGGGTGACTGCCGAGCTGCGCGATGCGGGCCGGCGGGTCAATCACAAGCGGGTGGCGCGGATCATGCGGGTCTTCGGCATCGTCGGGCTGCATCTGCGTAAGAGGGTCCGCACCACGGTGCCCGAGCCCTCCCATCAGAAGATGCCCGACCTGATCAAGCGGGACTTCACCGCGGCCGCGCCGAACCAGCGGTACGTGGGCGACATCACCTATCTGCCCGTCGGTGAGGGACAGTTCTTGTATCTCGCGACGGTGCTGGACCTGCATTCACGTCGCCTGGCTGGTTGGTCGATCGCCGATCACATGCGCACCGAGCTGGTGACCGACGCGCTGCGGGCAGCCGCCGCTACGCGGGGTGGTGACCTGGCCGGGGCGGTCTTTCACTCCGATCACGGGGCGCAATACACCTCCGCCGACTTCGCCGCCGTGTGCAAGGAGTTCGGTGTTCGCCAGTCGATGGGCGCCGTCGGGACAAGCGCGGACAACGCTGCCGCCGAGGCGTTCAACGCCACTCTCAAACGCGAGACGCTGCAGGGCGCCAAACGCTGGTCCTCGGCCCGCCAGGCTCGCCTGGAGGTCTTCAAGTGGATCACTCGCTACAACACCCGAAGGAGGCACTCCAGCCTGAACTACCTCAGCCCGATCACCTACGAGCAGCGGTCCGATAGGGTCCTGCTCGCCGCATGA
- a CDS encoding RNA-guided endonuclease InsQ/TnpB family protein — protein MKFVVQVRLFPTSAQEAALAETLRLCNEAANLVSRTAWESKVFRNYDLRVHAYGELKGMGLSAQPAQHVIKKVSDAYTTVKAQVKAGLRKPLAKPIGFRPDAAQPFDDRCLSWQVEARTVSVWTIGGRMKGLAFGCSDEQARALAAYRKGESDLIHRDGMWLLVATCDVPDTDVAEPDGFLGVDLGIANIATTDDGTRHSGKHLNAVRHRNRELRRRLQAKQTKSAKRLLKARRRKESRFARDINHVISKSIVIEAARTGRGIALEDLQGIRERVRLRKPQRVTLHSWSFHQLGRFLAYKARRAGVAVVYVDPAYTSQGCSACGHVDKRNRPNQETFCCTSCGFAEHADVNAARNIASRGVAGWAAVMQSHAA, from the coding sequence GTGAAATTTGTTGTGCAGGTCAGGCTGTTCCCCACGTCCGCCCAGGAGGCGGCGCTGGCGGAAACGCTGCGCCTGTGCAACGAAGCCGCCAACCTGGTCTCCCGCACCGCGTGGGAGAGCAAGGTATTCCGCAACTACGACCTGCGGGTGCACGCATATGGTGAGCTGAAGGGCATGGGTCTGTCGGCCCAGCCCGCGCAGCACGTTATCAAGAAGGTCTCCGACGCCTACACGACGGTGAAGGCCCAGGTGAAGGCGGGGCTCCGCAAGCCCCTTGCCAAGCCGATCGGGTTCCGCCCGGACGCGGCGCAGCCGTTCGACGACCGGTGCCTGTCCTGGCAGGTCGAGGCCCGCACTGTGAGCGTCTGGACCATCGGTGGCCGGATGAAGGGCCTTGCGTTCGGTTGCTCCGATGAGCAGGCCCGCGCGTTGGCCGCCTACCGCAAGGGTGAATCGGACCTGATCCACCGGGACGGCATGTGGCTGCTGGTCGCCACATGCGACGTCCCGGATACCGACGTCGCCGAACCCGACGGGTTCCTTGGCGTGGACCTGGGCATCGCGAACATCGCCACCACCGACGACGGCACGCGCCATTCGGGCAAGCACCTCAACGCGGTCCGGCACCGCAACCGGGAACTTCGCCGACGGCTGCAGGCCAAGCAGACCAAGTCCGCCAAGCGCCTGCTGAAGGCCCGCAGGCGTAAGGAGTCCCGATTCGCCCGGGATATCAACCACGTCATCTCCAAAAGCATCGTGATCGAGGCTGCACGCACCGGACGCGGTATCGCCCTGGAAGACCTCCAAGGCATCCGTGAGCGGGTACGGCTCCGTAAGCCCCAGCGGGTCACCCTGCATTCGTGGTCGTTCCACCAGCTCGGCCGGTTCCTCGCCTACAAGGCTCGGCGCGCCGGTGTCGCCGTGGTCTATGTCGATCCGGCCTACACCTCGCAAGGGTGCTCGGCGTGTGGTCACGTCGACAAGCGCAACCGGCCGAACCAGGAAACCTTCTGCTGTACGTCGTGCGGCTTCGCTGAGCACGCCGACGTCAACGCAGCCCGCAACATCGCCTCACGCGGCGTTGCGGGCTGGGCTGCGGTCATGCAGTCACACGCGGCCTGA